AGAGAACCTCAAAAGGATTTTTGAGCCGTTTTATACCACCAAGGAAGTGGGTAAAGGAACGGGCCTGGGCATGAGCATTGCCTATGAAATTATTGAGCAGCACCAAGGTAAGATTTATGTGACCAGTGAGGTGGGCGTCGGAACCACGTTCATGATCGATCTGCCGGTGGTGGAGTAATCCTGGCAAGATCAGAGCCGTCGAGAAAACGTAAAAAGCCGGATCGGGGAGGCAACCGATCCGGCTTTTTCAGTGCTTAGTAGGAAGAAAGGAGATCAAAACCTGCCTGCCACAACAGGTTTTGATGGTTGTGACTCTAACAACCGCCGTCGATAAAAAACACCGTAAAACACGTATTTATTCAGTTGGTATATCGCAGATCCTGACTGTGTAAATGCACAGTCAGGATCGGGGAGGTCACTCGGCGATGTTGGCCTGGAGAACGTGAACAGCCAGGGCTTTGCGGGCTTTGTCCGTGGTGATTGGACCGATGCCGGTCGCCAGTTTACGGCGGGTATCGCGTTGGATGATGCCGGGGAGGCTGATTTGAACCTGGCGTAACCGTGAATGATTGTCGAGAAACCGGATCTGTACCACCACATTGTCAACATCCAGGCCGCTGTTGTTGGTCAAGGCCATCACCAGATAGCCGCTACGGTCCAACGCCAGATCACTCTCAAGATAGCGTTCCGGGTGCTCACTTAAATCAAGGCGCACGTAATCGAGACGGGCCTGCCGGCCGATCACCGAGCTGGATTGGGCGGCCGAGGCGAACAATTGCTTGGCCAGGCTGCGGTCACCGCGCTGTAGAGCGAATTGTCCGAGAGCTGCCTGAGCCGGTGCCGTGGGCAGGAAGGCGTTGCTTTTTTCCAGATCGACACGGGCTTCATTGGGACGGCCGAGCTCCTTCTTGGCCAGACCCCGCTGCAGGTAAAAATGGAAATAACCGGCATTACGGGCGATGGCCCGATCATAGTTGATGACGGCATCGTCATAGCGCTGTTGTTTGAAGCGGATGTCACCGCGGAACGAATGGAACAGCGCTTCCGCCGGTTGCAGACGCAAGGCCTTTTCCGATAACGCCAGGGCCAGGGCGGTGTCGCCGTCCTCTAACGCTTTGCGCCCCTCATCATAGGCCTGGTAAGCCTCACGATCGGCAAACAGAGGAGACATGGCCTTTTGGTAGCTGTCGATTCCGAGCGTGCCCCCCTGGGGCAGCGCCGCAGCCGTCTGACGGTTGGCATCGACCCGTTGTTGCGATGGGGGATGGCTGGCAAACAGACCGGTGAGCCAGTTGCTCTCATGCCCTTCGGAAAGCCGGACAAAGGTCTGCTGCAACTCAATGGCCGCGGCAGGATCGTAACCGGCCCGTGACATATACTGCATGCCGTAGTAGTCGGATTCCCGTTCGGCATCGCGACTGTACTTCTGGGTGATCAGCTGTGCGCCGATTGCGGCACCGCTGGTGGCCAGACCGGAATACTCGCTGTTTTTTGAGGCCATGGTGGCAGCGAGAACCGCGCCCTGCAGCAACATGCCACGCTCCATGCCTTTGGCTCCATGGCGGGCGGCGGCATGGACGATCTCATGGCCTAAAACGGCGGCCAGCTCCGCTTCATTGTTCAGCTCGACCAATAGCCCGCGGTTGATGGCAATCTTGCCACCCGGCAGTGCCCAGGCATTGGGGGTTGAGTCGTTGATCACTTTGAATTCATAAGGCAGCCGGCGATCACTGACCGCCGCCAGCTTCTGGCCGACTCGCTCCACATAGCGGCTGACCTGAGGATGGGTGGTGTAATCGCCACCCTGCATTTGCCGGCTGGGTTGATAGTTTTCGACACCGGTGCTGATTTCGGTGGCTTCGCCGACCAGAGCAAATTCATTTTTGCCGGTGACCGGATTGACGGCGCAGCCCGTCAGGGTAAGAAGTAGAGCAATCAGAAAAAATGCGGTCCAGCGCATAGCAATTCCTTTTATAAAACGATTCATGATGGCGAGAGCTGATCTCCCTATCGACAAAAGATAGGAAACTTGTTACAAACTGTAGTGTTTTTTAATTTTTCTATAAATTGTCCCCGACGTCAAGGTGACTGGGGAGAATAACCTCTGTCAAGGAGAGCGCAGATGCGTACCAGCAATCCTATTTTGAAAGAACGTGCTTTTACCGCGGCGACGACCGATCAGGTAATGACCATCCAGGGAGCGGTTAATAAGACTATTGTGCTGTTGGCTCTCTTGGTGATAGGTGCCGGTTGGACCTGGAACCTGTTTTACAATCAGGGGCATCAGGCCATGATGCCGTGGATGATGGGGGGGGTGATCGGAGCGTTTGTCGTGGCGATGATTACGGCTTTTGTTCCCAAATTCAGTCCAGTGTGCGGTCCCATTTATTCGGTTCTGGAGGGCTTTGCCCTTGGCGGTATTTCCGCGTTTCTCGAGCAACGTTATCCCGGTATCGTGATTCAGGCGGTTGGTTTGACCTTTGGCGTGTTGTTCAGTTTGCTGGCCGTGTACAAATTGCGTCTGGTGCGGGTGACGCAAAATTTTCGCAGTGGAGTCCTGGCCGCGACCGGCGGCATTGCCCTGGTTTATCTGGTTGGTTTTGTGGGCCGTTTTTTTGGCTGGCAAATCCCCTATATTCACGATTCCGGGCCGATTGGGATTGGTTTCAGCGTGGTCGTGGTGGTGATTGCTGCGTTGAATCTGGTGCTCGACTTTGATTTTATTGAAAAGGGCGATGGCCGAGCAGCCAAGTACATGGAGTGGTATGCGGCGTTCGGCTTGATTGTGACTCTGGCCTGGCTGTATCTGGAAATTCTCCGCTTGCTGTCCAAGTTGCGCAGCCGCTAATCTTTGTTGATTTTTTATTAAATCATTGCAGCCACTTGGCGGAATTGTGAGAGAGGCCCTTTGACAAAGGGCTTTTCCGGGGGTACTCTTTTCATAACGACGGCAAAAAAACGCTGGCGTCAGGAGGTTTATGATGGACATTAATGCCGCAAATAATGCCACTGGAGGATTGGCGATTCTCGATCGCGCCAATGATCAACCCAAGCTGGCCTTAGAGGTTCTGGATAAGGCGATAGAAGGAACCGACCAATTGAGGGTCGATGAAAGTGCCAAGGCTGAAATGGCCGCTTTCACCGGCAAAGGGCAACGAATCAATATAACAGCTTAACCACTAACCCCTTTCGATTGGGCCCCGTACTCACGTACGGGGCTTTTTTTATGCCTGTTTGCAGAGCAGGTCGGCGTGACGCACAGGAAAAAGGGTTGTCGGGGACTCTCTCTCTTTGTTTTAATGTTTAAGGGACGTTCGCCTGGAGTGCGTGGGGAACGGCCCTTGCTCCTGCAATGATGTCTTTATGTGCCATGAAATGGGGTGCCGATGTTTTTTCCTTCCCTGTCACGTACGGTCCGGTCCTGGCTGAAAACGGTTCAAAGCGGAACGGGCTTTCGTTTGTTGTTGCTGTCGGCACTGGTGGGCGCCGTGGCAGGCTGTGGTGCTCTGGCATTTTATTTTGCCACCAATGCCGTCGATCATTTTCTCCTTGGCCAGACGGCGCATTACCATCCTCCCGTCGAAGGCCATCTGGCCACCCGAGAGATGGCGTGTGTCGATACGTTGCACATGAATGTCTTCTGGCTGCTCTATCTGATGCCGATGGTCGGCGGCCTGTTCAGTGGTTGGCTGGTCTATCGTTATGCTCCGGAAGCGGAAGGCCACGGCACTGATGGTGCTCTGGACGCCTTTCATCGCCGCGGCGGCCTGATCCGTGGCCGGGTTCCCTTGATCAAAACACTGGCGTCGATTGCCACCATCGGTACGGGCGGTTCGGCCGGGCGCGAAGGGCCTATTGCCCAGATCGGGGCCGGATTCGGCTCTTTTGTCGCCACCCGGCTCGGCCTGACCGTTGCCACCCGGCGCATCCTTCTTCTCGCCGGTATGGCCGGAGGCATTGGCGCGACCTTTCGTTCACCTCTGGGGGGCGCACTGTTCGCCGTTGAAGTGCTCTATCGTGATCCTGAATTTGAGCACGAAGGCCTGATCCCGTCGATTATCTCATCAATTACCGCCTATTCTCTGTTTGGCGCCGTCACCGGTTGGGAGCCGTTACTGGCGACGCCGCACTTTAAATTTGAACATCCCGGAGAATTGATTCTCTACTGTGCTCTGGGGCTGGTCTGTGCTTTGTTCGGCGCGGGCTATGTCAAAGTGTTTTACGGCTTACGTGACTATTTTAAACGGTTGAAGTGTCCGGCCTGGCTGAAACCGGCATTGGGGGGATTATTGCTTGGCGGCCTCGCCATGCTGGTTCCTCAGGTGTTGGGCTCCGGTTATGGCTGGGTGCAGGCCGCGTTGTATGGAAAAATGACCTTGTCCGTTATGCTGATCGTCGCAGTGGCCAAAATTGTTGCCACCAGCCTGACCATCTCATCCGGCGGATCCGGCGGGGTGTTTGCCCCCAGCCTGGTGATCGGTGCCATGCTCGGTGGTGCGTTTGGGGCTGTGGCGGAACATTTCTTTCCGCTGTTGACCCAAGATCCGCAAGCCTACGTACTGGTGGGAATGGCCGGTTTTTTCGCCGGTGTCGCCAATGCGCCGATTGCCACGCTGATTATGGTCAGTGAATTGACCGGTAATTACGGTCTGCTGGCCCCGTTGATGCTGGTCTGTGTGGTGGCGATGATCGCCATGCGTCGTAATGGTATCTATGAAAAACAGGTGGACAGTCGCATTGATTCACCGGCTCATTTTGGCGACTTTGTCATCGATGTTCTCGAGGGCGCACGCGTGGCGGAGCTGGAGAGCAAGGGGCGTGAGGCCACCTTGATTCCGGTCGGCATGACCCTGCCGGAGGTTCTTCACGCCATCTCGACGGCAAAGAGTGCCTATTTCCCGGTGGTCGACGATGACGATCGGATGTTGGGCATCTTTTCTCTCAATGACATCCGGCGCATTCTTAACGAAGAAATTCCCTCCGGCTTGGTGGTTGCCGGGGATATGGCGACACGGCAGGTGATTTATACCACGCCGGATGAAGCGTTGACCGACGTGATGAAGAAAATTACCTCGCGCAACCTGGAGGAAATTCCCGTGGTCCGTACCGGTGAGCCGGATCGGGTGCTGTACATGCTGTCGCGGCGGGCGGTGTTATCCTATTATGCGGAGCAGGTGGAAAAAACACGTGGCCAGTTTCAGGTGTCATAGCGTGCCATCGTAACCGCGAAAAAGTTTTCCCCGCCGTCGGATTCCCTTGTTCAAAAAATTCTACGTCCTCTTCTCAATCGTGTTTTCCGCGTTAAAAAATTTGTACGATTTTCAAGCTTGATTCAGGAAAAATCTCGCATTGTCAGTGGGTTATCTTTTGGCTTTGTTTTTGCTGAACAGAATGGCGGTTTGGCTGTTTTTGTTTTGAGCAATGTGCCGCTGATAACGCATTCTTTGTGAAGGAGCTTTTTCTGTGTCGTTCATGCTGAAATTTTTCCCTTTTCCCCGCCATGACAGCCGTTTCGTGCTGTTAACCCGCCTGCTGCAACTTCAGTTGGTGGTGTTCTTTTTCTTACGGCTTTATCTGACCTCGGTCAGTTGGGCGGATATCCCTCAATCGCCTGGTGCGTTGCTGGTGATTTTCGGCGGCGGATTTGTGCAGGATCTGGCCTTTTCGCTTTTTGCCATCCTGCCTGTGGCCCTGCTGTTGCTGGTGATGCCGCACCGTCTGCTTCAGTCACGTCCGTTGAGCGTATTGAGCCGGATCGTGTTGTTCTTCAGTATGACGGGGCTGGCATTTGTGGTTGCGGCGGAAGTCCTCTTCTGGCAGGAGTTTTCCACCCGCTTCAATTTCATTGCCGTCGATTACCTGATTTATCGTCGGGAAGTCACGCAGAACATCTATGAATCCTATCCCATGGGGATTGTTGCCCTGTACCTGGCGGTGACGTCACTGATTCTGTTCAAAATGATGTCCACTGCATTGAGTCGCTCTCTGGCGGCGACCGAACCGTTCAGTCGCCGTGTCACCCGGTTCTCCGGCCTGGCGATTATGGCGCTTATTGCCGCAGTGGCCCTGCCGCATGGACTCCTCAAACGCTCGACCAATAACTATGTCAATGAACTGGCCACCAACGGGCCCTATCAATTTGTGGCGGCTTTTCGCAACAATACCCTGAATTACAGAGCTTTTTACCATTTGGGAGACGATAACGCCCTGTCTCGTGAGTTGCGCCGGCAGCTGCACGTCACCTCACCGGCGCACACTCTGTACGATATTGCCCGACCGGTTGGCGTGGACCAACACCAGCGTCCTCTCAATGTGATTCTGGTGACGGTGGAAAGTCTCAGCGCAAAATATCTCGATCATCTGCCGGATTCTTCCTCCCACTACCAGGGGCTGACCCCGTTTCTGGATCGGTTGGCCACTCAGAGTCTGTTTTTTACCGACCTCTACGCGACTGGAACCCGTACCACTCGTGGGCTGGAAGCCATCACTCTGTCGTTGCCGCCGACCCCTGGACGTTCCCTGGTCAAGCGACCGGATAACGGCCCCTTTTACAGTCTTGGCGGTGTGCTGAAACAGCATGGTTACGACACGGCGTTCCTGTACGGGGGCCGTGGTTTCTTTGATAACATGAATGCGTTTTTTTCCGGAAATGGCTACCGGATTGTTGACGAAGGGAA
This region of uncultured Desulfuromonas sp. genomic DNA includes:
- a CDS encoding chloride channel protein, yielding MFFPSLSRTVRSWLKTVQSGTGFRLLLLSALVGAVAGCGALAFYFATNAVDHFLLGQTAHYHPPVEGHLATREMACVDTLHMNVFWLLYLMPMVGGLFSGWLVYRYAPEAEGHGTDGALDAFHRRGGLIRGRVPLIKTLASIATIGTGGSAGREGPIAQIGAGFGSFVATRLGLTVATRRILLLAGMAGGIGATFRSPLGGALFAVEVLYRDPEFEHEGLIPSIISSITAYSLFGAVTGWEPLLATPHFKFEHPGELILYCALGLVCALFGAGYVKVFYGLRDYFKRLKCPAWLKPALGGLLLGGLAMLVPQVLGSGYGWVQAALYGKMTLSVMLIVAVAKIVATSLTISSGGSGGVFAPSLVIGAMLGGAFGAVAEHFFPLLTQDPQAYVLVGMAGFFAGVANAPIATLIMVSELTGNYGLLAPLMLVCVVAMIAMRRNGIYEKQVDSRIDSPAHFGDFVIDVLEGARVAELESKGREATLIPVGMTLPEVLHAISTAKSAYFPVVDDDDRMLGIFSLNDIRRILNEEIPSGLVVAGDMATRQVIYTTPDEALTDVMKKITSRNLEEIPVVRTGEPDRVLYMLSRRAVLSYYAEQVEKTRGQFQVS
- a CDS encoding LTA synthase family protein; translation: MLKFFPFPRHDSRFVLLTRLLQLQLVVFFFLRLYLTSVSWADIPQSPGALLVIFGGGFVQDLAFSLFAILPVALLLLVMPHRLLQSRPLSVLSRIVLFFSMTGLAFVVAAEVLFWQEFSTRFNFIAVDYLIYRREVTQNIYESYPMGIVALYLAVTSLILFKMMSTALSRSLAATEPFSRRVTRFSGLAIMALIAAVALPHGLLKRSTNNYVNELATNGPYQFVAAFRNNTLNYRAFYHLGDDNALSRELRRQLHVTSPAHTLYDIARPVGVDQHQRPLNVILVTVESLSAKYLDHLPDSSSHYQGLTPFLDRLATQSLFFTDLYATGTRTTRGLEAITLSLPPTPGRSLVKRPDNGPFYSLGGVLKQHGYDTAFLYGGRGFFDNMNAFFSGNGYRIVDEGNFSDTEITFKNAWGVCDEDLYAKTIQQADEASGEHRPFFFHLMTTSNHRPYTYPDGKIDIPSGTGRKGAVRYTDYALEQFFSNARRHDWFNDTIFVVVADHCAGSAGKVGLPIARYHIPLLIYAPGHIAPAQYTKLASQIDLAPTLLGLLGIDYTSHFFGEDVLAPGYQPRALIGNYQKLGLFQNNRLVILEPQQVISQIDDPWHSETLKQGDPHDPNVELAEAYYQGADYLIRHNLHHREHASQPITSSRPTARSASVARQDENSLLGQLLFKAVCCSKKQGL
- a CDS encoding M48 family metalloprotease, with amino-acid sequence MRWTAFFLIALLLTLTGCAVNPVTGKNEFALVGEATEISTGVENYQPSRQMQGGDYTTHPQVSRYVERVGQKLAAVSDRRLPYEFKVINDSTPNAWALPGGKIAINRGLLVELNNEAELAAVLGHEIVHAAARHGAKGMERGMLLQGAVLAATMASKNSEYSGLATSGAAIGAQLITQKYSRDAERESDYYGMQYMSRAGYDPAAAIELQQTFVRLSEGHESNWLTGLFASHPPSQQRVDANRQTAAALPQGGTLGIDSYQKAMSPLFADREAYQAYDEGRKALEDGDTALALALSEKALRLQPAEALFHSFRGDIRFKQQRYDDAVINYDRAIARNAGYFHFYLQRGLAKKELGRPNEARVDLEKSNAFLPTAPAQAALGQFALQRGDRSLAKQLFASAAQSSSVIGRQARLDYVRLDLSEHPERYLESDLALDRSGYLVMALTNNSGLDVDNVVVQIRFLDNHSRLRQVQISLPGIIQRDTRRKLATGIGPITTDKARKALAVHVLQANIAE
- a CDS encoding Bax inhibitor-1/YccA family protein → MRTSNPILKERAFTAATTDQVMTIQGAVNKTIVLLALLVIGAGWTWNLFYNQGHQAMMPWMMGGVIGAFVVAMITAFVPKFSPVCGPIYSVLEGFALGGISAFLEQRYPGIVIQAVGLTFGVLFSLLAVYKLRLVRVTQNFRSGVLAATGGIALVYLVGFVGRFFGWQIPYIHDSGPIGIGFSVVVVVIAALNLVLDFDFIEKGDGRAAKYMEWYAAFGLIVTLAWLYLEILRLLSKLRSR